From the genome of Tsukamurella pulmonis:
ACGCCGCCGGACGCGACGTGCTCGCGGCGGCGGGCCTGGGGGAGTTCTTCCTGCACCGCACCGGGCACGGCATCGGGCTCTCCGTGCACGAGGAGCCCTACATCGTTGCGGGCAACGACATTCCGGTCGAACCGGGCATGGCCTTCTCGATCGAGCCGGGAATCTACTTCAGTGGCCGGTGGGGCGCGCGGATCGAGGATATCGTCATCGTCACCGAGGACGGCTGCGAGCCGGTGAACACCCGGAGCCACGGCCTGACGATCCTCTAGCAGCGAGACACCGGAGGCAGCATGACCCACGGCGGCGGCACGACGGCCGACGGTCCCTCGATCTTCGAGGAGGGCGAGGGCAACAGCGGCCGCGTCATCCAGATCGCCGTCGTCGCGGCGATGGGCGGCCTGCTCTTCGGCTACGACAGCGCCGTCATCAACGGCGCCACCAAGGCCATCGAGGGACGCTTCGACATCCACGGCTACACCCTCGGCTTCGCGGTGGCCTCGGCTCTGCTCGGCGCCGCCGCCGGTGCCATGACGGCGGGCCGTATCGCCGACCGGATCGGCCGCCTGCGGGTCATGCAGATCGCGGCGGTGCTGTTCTTCCTCAGCGCCGTGGGCTGCGCGTTCGCCACCCAGACCTGGATGTTGATCCTGTTCCGGGTGATCGGCGGCGTCGGCGTCGGCGTCGCGTCGGTGATCGCCCCGGCGTACATCGCCGAGGTCTCCCCGGCGCGGATCCGGGGACGGCTGGGCTCGCTGCAGCAGCTCGCGATCGTGCTCGGCATCTTCCTGTCCCTGCTGATCGACTGGCTGTTGGCCTCCCTCGCGGGCGGCGCCTCGAACGACCTGTGGCTGGGCATGGAGGCCTGGCGGTGGATGTTCCTGGTCATGGCGATCCCCGCGGTCGTCTACGGCGTGGCGTCGACGCTCATCCCCGAGTCGCCGCGCTACCTGGTCTCCCGGCACCGGATCCCCGAGGCGCGCCGGGTGCTCACGATGCTGCTCGGCGAGAAGAACCTCGATCTCACGGTGCACCGGATCGAGGAGAGCCTCGCCGGCGAGGAGAAACACTCGTGGCGCGACCTGATGAAGCCGGGCGGCGGCGTGTACCCGATCGTCTGGGTGGGCCTGCTGCTGTCGATCTTCCAGCAGGCCGTGGGGATCAACGTGATCTTCTACTACTCGAACATGCTCTGGCAGGCGGTCGGGTTCGAGGAGTCCCAGTCGAACCAGATCAGCGTCTTCACCTCGATCGTCAACGTCGTCGTCACGATCGTCGCCATCCTGCTGGTGGACCGGATCGGGCGCCGCCCGCTGCTGCTCATCGGCTCGATCGGCATGACGGTCTCGCTCGCCACGATGGCGCTGTGCTTCAGCACCGCCGAGATGATCGACGGCAAGCCCTCGCTCACCGGCGCGGTCGGTGTCCTCGCGCTCGTGGCCGCGAACCTGTTCGTCATCTTCTTCGGGGTCAGCTGGGGCCCCGTGGTCTGGGTGCTGCTCGGCGAGATGTTCCCCAACCGCATCCGCGCCGCGGCGCTCTCGCTGGCCGCGGCCGCGCAGTGGGCGGCGAACTGGGCCATCACCGTGACCTTCCCCAAGATGGAGGGGAACCTCACGCTCGCGTACGGCCTGTACGCGACCTTCGCCCTGCTCTCGCTGTTCTTCGTCTACCGGTTCGTCCCGGAGACCAAGGGCAAGACCCTCGAGGACATGGACGGGAACCTGCCCGCCCGCTAGGCGCGCAGCGTGCTCGACCCCAGCACGCGGGTGACCTCGATCTCGATCACCACGCGCTGCGGGTTCTCCCGCGGCGGCTTGTAGCGGACGGCGTAGCGCGCCTCCGCGTCGCGGACCGCTTCCGCGTCGGTCACCACTCGCGCCGGGCCCTCCAGCGTGAGCCAGCGGGCACCGTCGACCTGCGTCAGCGCCGCGTACCCGCCGCGCGCGGCGTTGCGCGCCTTCTGCGTGTGGCCGGAGGTGATCACCCGCGCCAGACCGGTCGCGGGGTCGTAGGTGAACGCGATCGCCACGGTGTGCGGCGTCCCGTCGGCACGCAGGGTGCTCAGCGTCGCCAGGTGACGGTCCGTCACGAAGGCGAGGGCGTCGGGGTTGAGGACGGGGCGGTCACGGTTCGGCACACCGCCACGGTAGTCCGAACCCGCGCGTCTAGTCTGGTCCGGTGAGTGCGGACAGGATTCCCGACGGTGCGGTGCTGCTCCTGGGCGGCCGGAGCGAGGTCGGCCTGGAGGTGGCCAAGCGGATCGCCCCGGGCCGCGACGTGGTCCTCGGCGCCCGCCGCTCCGAGTACCTCGACGAGCAGATCGCCGCGTTGCGCGAGGTCGGTGCCACCGGCGTCTACCCGATCGAGTTCGACGCGGACCGCACGCAGGAGCACACCCGGTTCCTCGACGAGGTCGCCGATCGCTTCGGCCGCATCGGCGTCGCCGTGGTCGCCTTCGGCATCCTCGGCGACCAGGCCCGCGCCGAGGCGGACCCCGCGCACGCCGTGCAGATCGCGCAGACCGACTACGTGGCACAGGTGTCGATCCTCCTCGGCCTGGCGAACCTGCTGCGCGTGCAGGATCCCCGCGTGGGCGGCAAGGGCGCCATCATCGCCTTCTCGTCCGTCGCCGGGGTGCGGGTCCGCAAGGCCAACTACGTCTACGGCAGCACCAAGGCCGGGCTCGACGGGTTCGTGCAGGGCTTCACGGACTCCCTGCACGGCAGCGGCATCCATGTGCTGCTCGCGCGGCCGGGGTTCATCGTCGGGACGATGACGCGCGAGCTCATGGCGTCCGGGGTGCGGCCCGCGCCGTTCAGCCGCACGGCCCCGCAGGTCGCGGAGGCGACGGTGCACGCGCTGCGCCGGGGCCGCCGCACCGTGTGGATCCCGCCGCTCCTGCGTCCGCTCTACGCCGGCCTGCGCTTCGTCCCCCAGGCGATCTGGCGCCGGATGCCCCGATGACGGTGACGGTGGTCGGGATCGGCGCCGACGGCTGGCCCGGCCTCACCGACGGTGCGCGGCGCGCGCTGCTCGACGCGAGCGTCATCCACGGCGCGTCCCGGCAGCTCGCGTACCTCCCGCAGGACATCGCCGAGGAGGCCGCGCGTCCGTGGCCCTCGCCGCTGCTGCCCGCGATCGACGGGCTGGCCGACGGGGTGCACGTCCTGGCCAGTGGCGACCCGATGTTCTACGGGGTGGGCGCGACGATCGCGCGCCGGCGCCCCGACCTCGACCTGCGGGTCATCCCGCACCTGTCCTCGTTCGCGCTGGCCTGCGCCCGGCTGCGCTGGCCCGCCGAGGAGGTCACCGTCGTCTCCGCGGTGGCGCGCGATCCGGCGCCCCTCGTGCAGGCGATCCGCGCGGGCCGGCGCACGATCGTCCTCAGCGAATCGGGCGCCACCCCGGCGGCGATCGCTGACCTGCTGCGCGACGCCGGTCTCGCCGCGACGATGACGGTGCTGGAGCAGCTCGGCGGTGGCCGGGAGAAGGTCCGCCCGTTCCGCCGGGACCTGCGCATCGACGACCTGAACGTGGTCGCGCTCGAACCGGAGGCGCCGGCGGGGGAGTTCGTCTTCGAGCACGACGGCCAGATCACCAAGGCCGACATCCGCGCGCTGACGGTCGCGGCACTGCGCCCCACGCCGGGCTGGATCTGGGACTTCGGGGCCGGATCGGGTTCCGTCGGCATCTCGTGGGCGGCACAGGCCGGTGGCTCCGTCGTCGCGGTGGAACGCCGCGCCGACCGGGCGAAGACGATCACGCGCAACGCCGCCCGCGCCGGGGTACCGCTCGAACCGGTCGTCGGCGACACCGCGGACCTCACCGCGGACCTGCCCGTACCGGACGCGATCTTCATCGGCGGCGGCCTCACCGAGACGCTCGCGGCGGCGTGCGTCGGCGTGCTGCCCGCGGGGGGCCGGCTGGTGGCGAACACGGTCACCGTCGAGGGGCAGAACCTGGTGAGCACCCTGCGCGCCCGGTACGGCGGCACGCTGCGCAGCTACACGGTGGCCGACCTGGAACCGCTCGGCGGCGGGACCGCGTGGCGCCCGCGGCGACCGATCGTGCAGTGGGTGTTCGTGAAGGAGGCGTCGTGACGGTTCATTTCATCGGTGCGGGCCCCGGGGCCCCCGATCTGTTGACGCTGCGCGGGGCGGAGCTGCTCGCGCGCTGCACCGTGTGCCTCTACGCGGGATCGCTGGTGCCCCAGCAGATGCTGGACCGCTGCCCACCCGGCGCGGAGCTGATCGACACGGCGCGGATGCCCTTGCCGGACATCGTGGAGGCGATGGTCGCGGCCCACCGGGCGGGCCGCGACGTCGCACGGCTGCATTCGGGCGACATCTCGCTCTACTCCGCGTTCACCGAGCAGGCACGCCGTCTCGACGCCGCGGGTGTGCCGTACGAGATCGTCCCCGGCGTCCCGGCGTTCGCGGCCGCCTCCGCCGCACTGGGCCGGGAGCTGACGGTGCCGGGCGTCGGGCAGTCGCTGCTCATCACCCGCGTCTCGACGCTGTCGACCGATATGCCCGCCGGCGAGGATCTCGCCTCGCTCGCCCGCACCGGGGTGACGCTCGCGCTGCACCTGGCCGCGCACCGGGCGCAGGCGCTCACCGACGATCTGTTGCCGCACTACGGCGCCGATTGTCCGGTCGCCGTGGTCGCCTTCGCCAGCCGCGACGACGAGCGGATCGTTCGCTGCCGGCTCGCGGACCTGCCGGAGCGGCTCG
Proteins encoded in this window:
- a CDS encoding sugar porter family MFS transporter, with amino-acid sequence MTHGGGTTADGPSIFEEGEGNSGRVIQIAVVAAMGGLLFGYDSAVINGATKAIEGRFDIHGYTLGFAVASALLGAAAGAMTAGRIADRIGRLRVMQIAAVLFFLSAVGCAFATQTWMLILFRVIGGVGVGVASVIAPAYIAEVSPARIRGRLGSLQQLAIVLGIFLSLLIDWLLASLAGGASNDLWLGMEAWRWMFLVMAIPAVVYGVASTLIPESPRYLVSRHRIPEARRVLTMLLGEKNLDLTVHRIEESLAGEEKHSWRDLMKPGGGVYPIVWVGLLLSIFQQAVGINVIFYYSNMLWQAVGFEESQSNQISVFTSIVNVVVTIVAILLVDRIGRRPLLLIGSIGMTVSLATMALCFSTAEMIDGKPSLTGAVGVLALVAANLFVIFFGVSWGPVVWVLLGEMFPNRIRAAALSLAAAAQWAANWAITVTFPKMEGNLTLAYGLYATFALLSLFFVYRFVPETKGKTLEDMDGNLPAR
- a CDS encoding pyridoxamine 5'-phosphate oxidase family protein; protein product: MPNRDRPVLNPDALAFVTDRHLATLSTLRADGTPHTVAIAFTYDPATGLARVITSGHTQKARNAARGGYAALTQVDGARWLTLEGPARVVTDAEAVRDAEARYAVRYKPPRENPQRVVIEIEVTRVLGSSTLRA
- a CDS encoding SDR family NAD(P)-dependent oxidoreductase; amino-acid sequence: MSADRIPDGAVLLLGGRSEVGLEVAKRIAPGRDVVLGARRSEYLDEQIAALREVGATGVYPIEFDADRTQEHTRFLDEVADRFGRIGVAVVAFGILGDQARAEADPAHAVQIAQTDYVAQVSILLGLANLLRVQDPRVGGKGAIIAFSSVAGVRVRKANYVYGSTKAGLDGFVQGFTDSLHGSGIHVLLARPGFIVGTMTRELMASGVRPAPFSRTAPQVAEATVHALRRGRRTVWIPPLLRPLYAGLRFVPQAIWRRMPR
- the cbiE gene encoding precorrin-6y C5,15-methyltransferase (decarboxylating) subunit CbiE, which gives rise to MTVTVVGIGADGWPGLTDGARRALLDASVIHGASRQLAYLPQDIAEEAARPWPSPLLPAIDGLADGVHVLASGDPMFYGVGATIARRRPDLDLRVIPHLSSFALACARLRWPAEEVTVVSAVARDPAPLVQAIRAGRRTIVLSESGATPAAIADLLRDAGLAATMTVLEQLGGGREKVRPFRRDLRIDDLNVVALEPEAPAGEFVFEHDGQITKADIRALTVAALRPTPGWIWDFGAGSGSVGISWAAQAGGSVVAVERRADRAKTITRNAARAGVPLEPVVGDTADLTADLPVPDAIFIGGGLTETLAAACVGVLPAGGRLVANTVTVEGQNLVSTLRARYGGTLRSYTVADLEPLGGGTAWRPRRPIVQWVFVKEAS
- the cobM gene encoding precorrin-4 C(11)-methyltransferase, with the translated sequence MTVHFIGAGPGAPDLLTLRGAELLARCTVCLYAGSLVPQQMLDRCPPGAELIDTARMPLPDIVEAMVAAHRAGRDVARLHSGDISLYSAFTEQARRLDAAGVPYEIVPGVPAFAAASAALGRELTVPGVGQSLLITRVSTLSTDMPAGEDLASLARTGVTLALHLAAHRAQALTDDLLPHYGADCPVAVVAFASRDDERIVRCRLADLPERLAAEGITKTAVIFVGKVLDAEVFEESYLYSARRLRAPGASH